A stretch of Pygocentrus nattereri isolate fPygNat1 chromosome 8, fPygNat1.pri, whole genome shotgun sequence DNA encodes these proteins:
- the ccdc135 gene encoding dynein regulatory complex subunit 7 isoform X4, protein MEVLLEVEPELEEAELLQEVDEEEEEEEEEDEGLRELRELEETLSRVRIAPSAPHLLVQKAEGDQSEWPVSFRQNSTREKLLLAMADNFRCQYAHLYPDRKPLLLCPVNECGVQKFVSTTLRPTLLPYPELYHWQGCASFVSDFLSLEPLDPPVDPPHKLRSPTWVLRTQRGTCFEFSTLLCSLLLGAGYNAYCVSGYAVKQMCLLNQSRQECPLLKPQVKEELEEQKQDVRKYSVKPPRDLQSSFEHRQEEKRQEDTRIALLSKQQEAQRLQEEETEEPKVFEMPPSWVSKIHISQEDMESRCPGGTKLIQYRAATVEKIAPYLLKDGLVTRLTTYDDLECTQPNTVREWYKHRHDHLDERELKKATNVTVEHFRPGRSYALKCHRYVTLVPETERQMDFYSHARADGLASRVETPSEITETFIDRPDFLHYRHVVYGKRELGEMPNNPEQVQRPIQKVVERFHRDRSKAASEDVAEREFLLSEDRIQVTYHKEEDRIIPAWRNFIKPHDAGDSQNANAFTPQMASIFQVDPFKKPCKNLFLYKTLMALMKEEENVLMRIKDSEKEVRAILAARQQEESAVELQISIYNTARNEKARCHREALECLAEDELLRKEEKELDVLAPFLARLGDPESLTQQEALQLRTDCLAELKQRLIDRANLIQARFEEETQELQQKQQWYQKNQLAMTKDDEDEYLAYCSNAMFRINILKLRLSRHKDKAPQKYLALDEKLRRDPRLAHHLW, encoded by the exons ATggaagtgctgctggaggtcgAGCCTGAGTTGGAAGAAGCTGAGCTGCTGCAGGAGgtggatgaggaggaggaggaggaggaggaggaggatgaaggcCTGAGGGAGTTACGGGAACTGGAAGAGACGCTGTCCAGAGTGCGGATAGCCCCCTCAGCACCCCACCT ACTGGTGCAGAAGGCTGAAGGCGACCAATCAGAATGGCCCGTCTCATTCAGGCAGAATTCGACTCGGGAGAAGCTGCTGCTTGCGATGGCTGATAACTTCCGCTGCCAGTACGCTCATCTGTACCCTGACCGCAAACCGCTGCTGCTCTGTCCCGTCAACGAGTGCGGGGTGCAG AAGTTTGTGAGCACCACACTGCGGCCCACGCTGCTGCCATACCCTGAGCTCTATCACTGGCAGGGCTGCGCCAGTTTCGTCTCAGACTTCTTGTCCCTGGAGCCACTGGACCCCCCAGTGGACCCG CCACACAAACTGCGCTCTCCTACGTGGGTCCTGCGGACTCAAAGAGGAACGTGCTTTGAATTCTCCACTCTGCTGTGCAGCCTGCTGCTGGGAGCAGGCTACAACGCCTACTGCGTCAGCGGCTACGCCGTGAAGCAGATGTGCCTTCTTAACCAGAGTCGCCAGGAGTGCCCCTTACTCAAACCCCAAGTCAAG GAGGAACTGGAGGAGCAGAAGCAGGATGTGAGGAAGTACTCAGTGAAGCCTCCACGTGACCTGCAGAGCAGCTTTGAGCATCGTCAGGAGGAGAAGAGACAGGAGGACACTCGTATTGCTCTGCTCAGCAAACAGCAGGAGGCCCAGAGACTGCAGGAG GAGGAAACAGAAGAACCCAAAGTGTTTGAGATGCCTCCATCATGGGTATCAAAGATTCACATCTCACAAGAAG ATATGGAGAGTCGCTGTCCTGGTGGTACGAAGCTTATCCAGTACAGAGCGGCGACGGTGGAGAAGATTGCTCCTTATCTTCTGAAGGATGGACTGGTCACAAGACTCACTACTTATGATGATCTAGAGT GCACTCAGCCCAACACTGTGAGGGAGTGGTACAAACACCGGCATGATCACCTGGACGAGAGAGAACTAAAGAAGGCCACCAACGTGACCGTCGAACATTTCAGACCAGGGAGGAGCTACGCGCTGAAAT GCCACAGGTACGTCACTTTGGTCCCTGAGACGGAGCGTCAGATGGACTTCTACAGCCACGCTCGGGCCGACGGCCTGGCCAGCAGAGTGGAGACACCCTCCGAAATTACAGAAACCTTCATAGACCGACCCGATTTCCTCCACTACCGGCATGTCGTTTATGGCAAGCGGGAACTGGGAGAGATGCCGAATAATCCCGAACAAGTTCAACGACCCATCCAG AAGGTGGTGGAAAGGTTCCACAGAGACCGCTCTAAAGCAGCCAGTGAAGACGTGGCTGAAAGAGAGTTCCTGCTGTCAGAAGATCGAATCCAAGTGACGTATCACAAGGAGGAGGACAGGATTATCCCAGCCTGGAGGAACTTCATCAAACCTCACGATGCTGGTGACTCACAGAACGCTAATGCCTTCACACCACAGATGGCCTCCATCTTTCAG GTGGACCCATTTAAGAAACCCTGCAAGAACCTGTTTCTGTACAAGACCCTGATGGCTCTgatgaaggaggaggagaacgTCCTGATGAGGATCAAAGACTCAGAGAAAGAG gtGAGAGCCATCCTTGCTGCCAGACAGCAGGAGGAGAGCGCCGTCGAACTTCAGATTTCCATCTACAACACAGCCAGGAACGAGAAGGCACGCTGCCACAGGGAGGCGCTG GAGTGCCTGGCTGAAGACGAGCTTCTGCGGAAGGAAGAGAAGGAGCTGGACGTTCTTGCACCATTTCTGGCTCGGTTGGGCGATCCGGAGAGCCTGACCCAGCAGGAGGCGCTGCAGCTCCGGACTGACTGTCTGGCTGAACTGAAACAACGTCTCATCGACAGAGCCAACCTCATCCAGGCCCGATTCGAAGAG GAGACGCAGGAGCTGCAACAGAAGCAGCAGTGGTACCAGAAGAACCAGCTGGCCATGACGAAGGACGATGAGGACGAGTATCTGGCCTACTGCTCTAACGCCATGTTCAGGATCAACATCCTAAAGCTGCGCCTCAGTCG GCACAAAGACAAAGCACCACAGAAATACCTTGCGCTGGACGAGAAACTGAGACGAGACCCCAGACTGGCCCATCACCTGTGGTGA
- the ccdc135 gene encoding dynein regulatory complex subunit 7 isoform X1: MEVLLEVEPELEEAELLQEVDEEEEEEEEEDEGLRELRELEETLSRVRIAPSAPHLLVQKAEGDQSEWPVSFRQNSTREKLLLAMADNFRCQYAHLYPDRKPLLLCPVNECGVQKFVSTTLRPTLLPYPELYHWQGCASFVSDFLSLEPLDPPVDPPHKLRSPTWVLRTQRGTCFEFSTLLCSLLLGAGYNAYCVSGYAVKQMCLLNQSRQECPLLKPQVKEELEEQKQDVRKYSVKPPRDLQSSFEHRQEEKRQEDTRIALLSKQQEAQRLQEERERPPLDPLLGLRVHCWVLVLSGNREVPENFFIDPLAGHSYPTTSEKFLGIESIWNHQNYWVNMQDCRFGCAEMTYDLADPVKWEYLLCGSNQSTLLIPDMKKQQEAEKEEDEETEEPKVFEMPPSWVSKIHISQEDMESRCPGGTKLIQYRAATVEKIAPYLLKDGLVTRLTTYDDLECTQPNTVREWYKHRHDHLDERELKKATNVTVEHFRPGRSYALKCHRYVTLVPETERQMDFYSHARADGLASRVETPSEITETFIDRPDFLHYRHVVYGKRELGEMPNNPEQVQRPIQKVVERFHRDRSKAASEDVAEREFLLSEDRIQVTYHKEEDRIIPAWRNFIKPHDAGDSQNANAFTPQMASIFQVDPFKKPCKNLFLYKTLMALMKEEENVLMRIKDSEKEVRAILAARQQEESAVELQISIYNTARNEKARCHREALECLAEDELLRKEEKELDVLAPFLARLGDPESLTQQEALQLRTDCLAELKQRLIDRANLIQARFEEETQELQQKQQWYQKNQLAMTKDDEDEYLAYCSNAMFRINILKLRLSRHKDKAPQKYLALDEKLRRDPRLAHHLW; encoded by the exons ATggaagtgctgctggaggtcgAGCCTGAGTTGGAAGAAGCTGAGCTGCTGCAGGAGgtggatgaggaggaggaggaggaggaggaggaggatgaaggcCTGAGGGAGTTACGGGAACTGGAAGAGACGCTGTCCAGAGTGCGGATAGCCCCCTCAGCACCCCACCT ACTGGTGCAGAAGGCTGAAGGCGACCAATCAGAATGGCCCGTCTCATTCAGGCAGAATTCGACTCGGGAGAAGCTGCTGCTTGCGATGGCTGATAACTTCCGCTGCCAGTACGCTCATCTGTACCCTGACCGCAAACCGCTGCTGCTCTGTCCCGTCAACGAGTGCGGGGTGCAG AAGTTTGTGAGCACCACACTGCGGCCCACGCTGCTGCCATACCCTGAGCTCTATCACTGGCAGGGCTGCGCCAGTTTCGTCTCAGACTTCTTGTCCCTGGAGCCACTGGACCCCCCAGTGGACCCG CCACACAAACTGCGCTCTCCTACGTGGGTCCTGCGGACTCAAAGAGGAACGTGCTTTGAATTCTCCACTCTGCTGTGCAGCCTGCTGCTGGGAGCAGGCTACAACGCCTACTGCGTCAGCGGCTACGCCGTGAAGCAGATGTGCCTTCTTAACCAGAGTCGCCAGGAGTGCCCCTTACTCAAACCCCAAGTCAAG GAGGAACTGGAGGAGCAGAAGCAGGATGTGAGGAAGTACTCAGTGAAGCCTCCACGTGACCTGCAGAGCAGCTTTGAGCATCGTCAGGAGGAGAAGAGACAGGAGGACACTCGTATTGCTCTGCTCAGCAAACAGCAGGAGGCCCAGAGACTGCAGGAG GAGCGAGAGCGTCCTCCTCTGGATCCTCTCCTGGGCCTGCGAGTCCACTGCTGGGTGCTGGTCCTGTCTGGGAACAGGGAGGTGCCAGAGAATTTCTTCATTGACCCCCTGGCAGGCCACAGCTACCCCACCACTAGTGAAAAGTTCCTGGGAATCGAGAGCATCTGGAACCATCAGAACTACTGGGTCAACATGCAGGATTGCCGCTTCGGCTGCGCG GAGATGACCTACGACCTGGCTGACCCAGTGAAGTGGGAGTATTTGCTGTGTGGCTCCAATCAATCAACTCTGCTCATTCCTgacatgaagaagcagcagGAGGCTGAAAAAGAGGAGGAT GAGGAAACAGAAGAACCCAAAGTGTTTGAGATGCCTCCATCATGGGTATCAAAGATTCACATCTCACAAGAAG ATATGGAGAGTCGCTGTCCTGGTGGTACGAAGCTTATCCAGTACAGAGCGGCGACGGTGGAGAAGATTGCTCCTTATCTTCTGAAGGATGGACTGGTCACAAGACTCACTACTTATGATGATCTAGAGT GCACTCAGCCCAACACTGTGAGGGAGTGGTACAAACACCGGCATGATCACCTGGACGAGAGAGAACTAAAGAAGGCCACCAACGTGACCGTCGAACATTTCAGACCAGGGAGGAGCTACGCGCTGAAAT GCCACAGGTACGTCACTTTGGTCCCTGAGACGGAGCGTCAGATGGACTTCTACAGCCACGCTCGGGCCGACGGCCTGGCCAGCAGAGTGGAGACACCCTCCGAAATTACAGAAACCTTCATAGACCGACCCGATTTCCTCCACTACCGGCATGTCGTTTATGGCAAGCGGGAACTGGGAGAGATGCCGAATAATCCCGAACAAGTTCAACGACCCATCCAG AAGGTGGTGGAAAGGTTCCACAGAGACCGCTCTAAAGCAGCCAGTGAAGACGTGGCTGAAAGAGAGTTCCTGCTGTCAGAAGATCGAATCCAAGTGACGTATCACAAGGAGGAGGACAGGATTATCCCAGCCTGGAGGAACTTCATCAAACCTCACGATGCTGGTGACTCACAGAACGCTAATGCCTTCACACCACAGATGGCCTCCATCTTTCAG GTGGACCCATTTAAGAAACCCTGCAAGAACCTGTTTCTGTACAAGACCCTGATGGCTCTgatgaaggaggaggagaacgTCCTGATGAGGATCAAAGACTCAGAGAAAGAG gtGAGAGCCATCCTTGCTGCCAGACAGCAGGAGGAGAGCGCCGTCGAACTTCAGATTTCCATCTACAACACAGCCAGGAACGAGAAGGCACGCTGCCACAGGGAGGCGCTG GAGTGCCTGGCTGAAGACGAGCTTCTGCGGAAGGAAGAGAAGGAGCTGGACGTTCTTGCACCATTTCTGGCTCGGTTGGGCGATCCGGAGAGCCTGACCCAGCAGGAGGCGCTGCAGCTCCGGACTGACTGTCTGGCTGAACTGAAACAACGTCTCATCGACAGAGCCAACCTCATCCAGGCCCGATTCGAAGAG GAGACGCAGGAGCTGCAACAGAAGCAGCAGTGGTACCAGAAGAACCAGCTGGCCATGACGAAGGACGATGAGGACGAGTATCTGGCCTACTGCTCTAACGCCATGTTCAGGATCAACATCCTAAAGCTGCGCCTCAGTCG GCACAAAGACAAAGCACCACAGAAATACCTTGCGCTGGACGAGAAACTGAGACGAGACCCCAGACTGGCCCATCACCTGTGGTGA
- the ccdc135 gene encoding dynein regulatory complex subunit 7 isoform X3, producing the protein MADNFRCQYAHLYPDRKPLLLCPVNECGVQKFVSTTLRPTLLPYPELYHWQGCASFVSDFLSLEPLDPPVDPPHKLRSPTWVLRTQRGTCFEFSTLLCSLLLGAGYNAYCVSGYAVKQMCLLNQSRQECPLLKPQVKEELEEQKQDVRKYSVKPPRDLQSSFEHRQEEKRQEDTRIALLSKQQEAQRLQEERERPPLDPLLGLRVHCWVLVLSGNREVPENFFIDPLAGHSYPTTSEKFLGIESIWNHQNYWVNMQDCRFGCAEMTYDLADPVKWEYLLCGSNQSTLLIPDMKKQQEAEKEEDEETEEPKVFEMPPSWVSKIHISQEDMESRCPGGTKLIQYRAATVEKIAPYLLKDGLVTRLTTYDDLECTQPNTVREWYKHRHDHLDERELKKATNVTVEHFRPGRSYALKCHRYVTLVPETERQMDFYSHARADGLASRVETPSEITETFIDRPDFLHYRHVVYGKRELGEMPNNPEQVQRPIQKVVERFHRDRSKAASEDVAEREFLLSEDRIQVTYHKEEDRIIPAWRNFIKPHDAGDSQNANAFTPQMASIFQVDPFKKPCKNLFLYKTLMALMKEEENVLMRIKDSEKEVRAILAARQQEESAVELQISIYNTARNEKARCHREALECLAEDELLRKEEKELDVLAPFLARLGDPESLTQQEALQLRTDCLAELKQRLIDRANLIQARFEEETQELQQKQQWYQKNQLAMTKDDEDEYLAYCSNAMFRINILKLRLSRHKDKAPQKYLALDEKLRRDPRLAHHLW; encoded by the exons ATGGCTGATAACTTCCGCTGCCAGTACGCTCATCTGTACCCTGACCGCAAACCGCTGCTGCTCTGTCCCGTCAACGAGTGCGGGGTGCAG AAGTTTGTGAGCACCACACTGCGGCCCACGCTGCTGCCATACCCTGAGCTCTATCACTGGCAGGGCTGCGCCAGTTTCGTCTCAGACTTCTTGTCCCTGGAGCCACTGGACCCCCCAGTGGACCCG CCACACAAACTGCGCTCTCCTACGTGGGTCCTGCGGACTCAAAGAGGAACGTGCTTTGAATTCTCCACTCTGCTGTGCAGCCTGCTGCTGGGAGCAGGCTACAACGCCTACTGCGTCAGCGGCTACGCCGTGAAGCAGATGTGCCTTCTTAACCAGAGTCGCCAGGAGTGCCCCTTACTCAAACCCCAAGTCAAG GAGGAACTGGAGGAGCAGAAGCAGGATGTGAGGAAGTACTCAGTGAAGCCTCCACGTGACCTGCAGAGCAGCTTTGAGCATCGTCAGGAGGAGAAGAGACAGGAGGACACTCGTATTGCTCTGCTCAGCAAACAGCAGGAGGCCCAGAGACTGCAGGAG GAGCGAGAGCGTCCTCCTCTGGATCCTCTCCTGGGCCTGCGAGTCCACTGCTGGGTGCTGGTCCTGTCTGGGAACAGGGAGGTGCCAGAGAATTTCTTCATTGACCCCCTGGCAGGCCACAGCTACCCCACCACTAGTGAAAAGTTCCTGGGAATCGAGAGCATCTGGAACCATCAGAACTACTGGGTCAACATGCAGGATTGCCGCTTCGGCTGCGCG GAGATGACCTACGACCTGGCTGACCCAGTGAAGTGGGAGTATTTGCTGTGTGGCTCCAATCAATCAACTCTGCTCATTCCTgacatgaagaagcagcagGAGGCTGAAAAAGAGGAGGAT GAGGAAACAGAAGAACCCAAAGTGTTTGAGATGCCTCCATCATGGGTATCAAAGATTCACATCTCACAAGAAG ATATGGAGAGTCGCTGTCCTGGTGGTACGAAGCTTATCCAGTACAGAGCGGCGACGGTGGAGAAGATTGCTCCTTATCTTCTGAAGGATGGACTGGTCACAAGACTCACTACTTATGATGATCTAGAGT GCACTCAGCCCAACACTGTGAGGGAGTGGTACAAACACCGGCATGATCACCTGGACGAGAGAGAACTAAAGAAGGCCACCAACGTGACCGTCGAACATTTCAGACCAGGGAGGAGCTACGCGCTGAAAT GCCACAGGTACGTCACTTTGGTCCCTGAGACGGAGCGTCAGATGGACTTCTACAGCCACGCTCGGGCCGACGGCCTGGCCAGCAGAGTGGAGACACCCTCCGAAATTACAGAAACCTTCATAGACCGACCCGATTTCCTCCACTACCGGCATGTCGTTTATGGCAAGCGGGAACTGGGAGAGATGCCGAATAATCCCGAACAAGTTCAACGACCCATCCAG AAGGTGGTGGAAAGGTTCCACAGAGACCGCTCTAAAGCAGCCAGTGAAGACGTGGCTGAAAGAGAGTTCCTGCTGTCAGAAGATCGAATCCAAGTGACGTATCACAAGGAGGAGGACAGGATTATCCCAGCCTGGAGGAACTTCATCAAACCTCACGATGCTGGTGACTCACAGAACGCTAATGCCTTCACACCACAGATGGCCTCCATCTTTCAG GTGGACCCATTTAAGAAACCCTGCAAGAACCTGTTTCTGTACAAGACCCTGATGGCTCTgatgaaggaggaggagaacgTCCTGATGAGGATCAAAGACTCAGAGAAAGAG gtGAGAGCCATCCTTGCTGCCAGACAGCAGGAGGAGAGCGCCGTCGAACTTCAGATTTCCATCTACAACACAGCCAGGAACGAGAAGGCACGCTGCCACAGGGAGGCGCTG GAGTGCCTGGCTGAAGACGAGCTTCTGCGGAAGGAAGAGAAGGAGCTGGACGTTCTTGCACCATTTCTGGCTCGGTTGGGCGATCCGGAGAGCCTGACCCAGCAGGAGGCGCTGCAGCTCCGGACTGACTGTCTGGCTGAACTGAAACAACGTCTCATCGACAGAGCCAACCTCATCCAGGCCCGATTCGAAGAG GAGACGCAGGAGCTGCAACAGAAGCAGCAGTGGTACCAGAAGAACCAGCTGGCCATGACGAAGGACGATGAGGACGAGTATCTGGCCTACTGCTCTAACGCCATGTTCAGGATCAACATCCTAAAGCTGCGCCTCAGTCG GCACAAAGACAAAGCACCACAGAAATACCTTGCGCTGGACGAGAAACTGAGACGAGACCCCAGACTGGCCCATCACCTGTGGTGA
- the ccdc135 gene encoding dynein regulatory complex subunit 7 isoform X2, with protein MEVLLEVEPELEEAELLQEVDEEEEEEEEEDEGLRELRELEETLSRVRIAPSAPHLLVQKAEGDQSEWPVSFRQNSTREKLLLAMADNFRCQYAHLYPDRKPLLLCPVNECGVQKFVSTTLRPTLLPYPELYHWQGCASFVSDFLSLEPLDPPVDPPHKLRSPTWVLRTQRGTCFEFSTLLCSLLLGAGYNAYCVSGYAVKQMCLLNQSRQECPLLKPQVKEELEEQKQDVRKYSVKPPRDLQSSFEHRQEEKRQEDTRIALLSKQQEAQRLQEERERPPLDPLLGLRVHCWVLVLSGNREVPENFFIDPLAGHSYPTTSEKFLGIESIWNHQNYWVNMQDCRFGCAEMTYDLADPVKWEYLLCGSNQSTLLIPDMKKQQEAEKEEDEETEEPKVFEMPPSWVSKIHISQEDMESRCPGGTKLIQYRAATVEKIAPYLLKDGLVTRLTTYDDLECTQPNTVREWYKHRHDHLDERELKKATNVTVEHFRPGRSYALKCHRYVTLVPETERQMDFYSHARADGLASRVETPSEITETFIDRPDFLHYRHVVYGKRELGEMPNNPEQVQRPIQKVVERFHRDRSKAASEDVAEREFLLSEDRIQVTYHKEEDRIIPAWRNFIKPHDAGDSQNANAFTPQMASIFQVDPFKKPCKNLFLYKTLMALMKEEENVLMRIKDSEKEVRAILAARQQEESAVELQISIYNTARNEKARCHREALECLAEDELLRKEEKELDVLAPFLARLGDPESLTQQEALQLRTDCLAELKQRLIDRANLIQARFEEETQELQQKQQWYQKNQLAMTKDDEDEYLAYCSNAMFRINILKLRLSTKTKHHRNTLRWTRN; from the exons ATggaagtgctgctggaggtcgAGCCTGAGTTGGAAGAAGCTGAGCTGCTGCAGGAGgtggatgaggaggaggaggaggaggaggaggaggatgaaggcCTGAGGGAGTTACGGGAACTGGAAGAGACGCTGTCCAGAGTGCGGATAGCCCCCTCAGCACCCCACCT ACTGGTGCAGAAGGCTGAAGGCGACCAATCAGAATGGCCCGTCTCATTCAGGCAGAATTCGACTCGGGAGAAGCTGCTGCTTGCGATGGCTGATAACTTCCGCTGCCAGTACGCTCATCTGTACCCTGACCGCAAACCGCTGCTGCTCTGTCCCGTCAACGAGTGCGGGGTGCAG AAGTTTGTGAGCACCACACTGCGGCCCACGCTGCTGCCATACCCTGAGCTCTATCACTGGCAGGGCTGCGCCAGTTTCGTCTCAGACTTCTTGTCCCTGGAGCCACTGGACCCCCCAGTGGACCCG CCACACAAACTGCGCTCTCCTACGTGGGTCCTGCGGACTCAAAGAGGAACGTGCTTTGAATTCTCCACTCTGCTGTGCAGCCTGCTGCTGGGAGCAGGCTACAACGCCTACTGCGTCAGCGGCTACGCCGTGAAGCAGATGTGCCTTCTTAACCAGAGTCGCCAGGAGTGCCCCTTACTCAAACCCCAAGTCAAG GAGGAACTGGAGGAGCAGAAGCAGGATGTGAGGAAGTACTCAGTGAAGCCTCCACGTGACCTGCAGAGCAGCTTTGAGCATCGTCAGGAGGAGAAGAGACAGGAGGACACTCGTATTGCTCTGCTCAGCAAACAGCAGGAGGCCCAGAGACTGCAGGAG GAGCGAGAGCGTCCTCCTCTGGATCCTCTCCTGGGCCTGCGAGTCCACTGCTGGGTGCTGGTCCTGTCTGGGAACAGGGAGGTGCCAGAGAATTTCTTCATTGACCCCCTGGCAGGCCACAGCTACCCCACCACTAGTGAAAAGTTCCTGGGAATCGAGAGCATCTGGAACCATCAGAACTACTGGGTCAACATGCAGGATTGCCGCTTCGGCTGCGCG GAGATGACCTACGACCTGGCTGACCCAGTGAAGTGGGAGTATTTGCTGTGTGGCTCCAATCAATCAACTCTGCTCATTCCTgacatgaagaagcagcagGAGGCTGAAAAAGAGGAGGAT GAGGAAACAGAAGAACCCAAAGTGTTTGAGATGCCTCCATCATGGGTATCAAAGATTCACATCTCACAAGAAG ATATGGAGAGTCGCTGTCCTGGTGGTACGAAGCTTATCCAGTACAGAGCGGCGACGGTGGAGAAGATTGCTCCTTATCTTCTGAAGGATGGACTGGTCACAAGACTCACTACTTATGATGATCTAGAGT GCACTCAGCCCAACACTGTGAGGGAGTGGTACAAACACCGGCATGATCACCTGGACGAGAGAGAACTAAAGAAGGCCACCAACGTGACCGTCGAACATTTCAGACCAGGGAGGAGCTACGCGCTGAAAT GCCACAGGTACGTCACTTTGGTCCCTGAGACGGAGCGTCAGATGGACTTCTACAGCCACGCTCGGGCCGACGGCCTGGCCAGCAGAGTGGAGACACCCTCCGAAATTACAGAAACCTTCATAGACCGACCCGATTTCCTCCACTACCGGCATGTCGTTTATGGCAAGCGGGAACTGGGAGAGATGCCGAATAATCCCGAACAAGTTCAACGACCCATCCAG AAGGTGGTGGAAAGGTTCCACAGAGACCGCTCTAAAGCAGCCAGTGAAGACGTGGCTGAAAGAGAGTTCCTGCTGTCAGAAGATCGAATCCAAGTGACGTATCACAAGGAGGAGGACAGGATTATCCCAGCCTGGAGGAACTTCATCAAACCTCACGATGCTGGTGACTCACAGAACGCTAATGCCTTCACACCACAGATGGCCTCCATCTTTCAG GTGGACCCATTTAAGAAACCCTGCAAGAACCTGTTTCTGTACAAGACCCTGATGGCTCTgatgaaggaggaggagaacgTCCTGATGAGGATCAAAGACTCAGAGAAAGAG gtGAGAGCCATCCTTGCTGCCAGACAGCAGGAGGAGAGCGCCGTCGAACTTCAGATTTCCATCTACAACACAGCCAGGAACGAGAAGGCACGCTGCCACAGGGAGGCGCTG GAGTGCCTGGCTGAAGACGAGCTTCTGCGGAAGGAAGAGAAGGAGCTGGACGTTCTTGCACCATTTCTGGCTCGGTTGGGCGATCCGGAGAGCCTGACCCAGCAGGAGGCGCTGCAGCTCCGGACTGACTGTCTGGCTGAACTGAAACAACGTCTCATCGACAGAGCCAACCTCATCCAGGCCCGATTCGAAGAG GAGACGCAGGAGCTGCAACAGAAGCAGCAGTGGTACCAGAAGAACCAGCTGGCCATGACGAAGGACGATGAGGACGAGTATCTGGCCTACTGCTCTAACGCCATGTTCAGGATCAACATCCTAAAGCTGCGCCTCA GCACAAAGACAAAGCACCACAGAAATACCTTGCGCTGGACGAGAAACTGA